One genomic segment of Paenibacillus durus includes these proteins:
- a CDS encoding glycosyltransferase family 4 protein — translation MTKKVLVLNPYFPTLGGGEKHMGYLCKFIENYYEDVEIDILVHNYNNIDIHSSNYPDIHVLYDRFGIKLNKTKIRKIDLPPASSLIDHYKNKKRIEDLSKEYDLFINFMFLSKHVGKAKRNIYSCMFPPQKYNFNKFPKNVIGKVLDSQFKRSYDYFVTNSMFTNHWHQHYWNTGKKNKPVYPPVFLKDEMAKVIFSEKEKIILSVGRFFVGAHNKKQDQLVDFFINNYQKFEGWELHLIGALSNNANDIDYVNSIQEKIKEYPIHLHVNIPLSEVNHFYKKAKIFWHATGLDEESDMFPDKMEHFGITTVEAMSNGVVPIVINKGGQTEIVNHEKDGYLWNTREELLSYTLQLMKDPEQMLSLANNAIERAEYFSVENYYKHNEEIFNAL, via the coding sequence TTGACTAAGAAAGTACTTGTATTAAATCCATATTTCCCTACATTAGGCGGCGGGGAGAAACATATGGGTTATTTGTGTAAGTTTATCGAGAATTACTACGAGGATGTGGAAATCGACATATTAGTTCATAACTATAACAATATCGATATTCATTCAAGCAATTATCCGGATATTCATGTCTTATATGATAGATTTGGAATCAAATTAAACAAGACCAAAATTAGAAAGATAGATTTACCTCCCGCATCCTCACTGATTGATCATTATAAAAATAAAAAACGGATTGAAGACCTTTCGAAGGAGTACGATCTTTTTATAAATTTTATGTTCCTCAGCAAGCATGTAGGAAAAGCAAAGAGGAATATTTACAGCTGCATGTTTCCTCCGCAAAAATATAATTTTAATAAATTTCCTAAAAACGTAATTGGAAAAGTACTAGATTCCCAATTTAAACGCAGCTATGATTACTTCGTTACCAATTCAATGTTTACGAACCACTGGCACCAGCATTACTGGAACACTGGAAAGAAGAATAAGCCTGTTTATCCACCTGTATTCTTAAAAGATGAAATGGCTAAGGTGATATTTTCCGAAAAGGAGAAAATTATTTTATCTGTTGGACGTTTTTTTGTGGGTGCACATAATAAAAAACAGGATCAGTTAGTTGATTTTTTCATAAACAATTACCAGAAATTCGAAGGTTGGGAACTGCACTTAATCGGAGCTTTATCCAATAACGCAAACGACATTGATTATGTAAACAGCATTCAAGAAAAGATAAAGGAATATCCGATTCATTTGCATGTGAATATTCCTTTATCCGAGGTAAATCACTTTTACAAGAAGGCAAAAATCTTTTGGCATGCAACAGGTCTGGATGAGGAAAGTGACATGTTTCCGGATAAAATGGAGCACTTTGGAATTACTACCGTTGAGGCTATGAGTAATGGAGTAGTACCGATTGTGATCAACAAAGGTGGCCAAACCGAAATTGTTAATCACGAAAAAGATGGTTATTTGTGGAACACGAGAGAAGAGCTTCTAAGTTATACACTTCAATTGATGAAAGACCCGGAACAGATGTTATCTTTGGCCAATAACGCGATAGAGCGTGCCGAATACTTTTCTGTAGAGAATTATTATAAACATAATGAGGAGATCTTCAATGCCCTGTAA